Genomic window (Rosa chinensis cultivar Old Blush chromosome 6, RchiOBHm-V2, whole genome shotgun sequence):
TTGTCGGTTCCATGTTGAATGAAGGACCTTTCTCTCACATCAAGGCACATTATAGTGCAGGTTGACAAGGTGAGGGTGAGTTTATGTACTGGATTCTTGTTTTTCAATTAGCAGATACTTTGGTGCTTCTGTCCATTGGGCCACAACAAAATTAGTGGGATATCATTGATCTATTCTATTTttgctttctttaatttttcagTTGCTGCAGACACTTCATCTTCCACTCGACTAAGGAAGAATAATGGCCAGAACTGTGCCATCTAAGTTGATGCAGATTTTGCTTAATAATGTAACTCAAGCCATGATGTATGTGTATCACTGTATTGGAATGGGAGACTGCTTGTTTCTAGTTTCCTTAACTTTGATCTATATGCCTCCTTTgaaggttaattttttttttccatacatCCAGAAACTGAAAGCTCTTGATCCCAATACTATCCCTATGCATGGCAAAAGTTGGTTTGATATGTTCCTGATGCAGATTACAGACATCCCCTAAACCCAACAACATATCTCTAACCTTTTAGGAACATGCTTCTGAACTCATCATTAGATTTTGGCTTTTCATCATCCGGATCCTGAGTTTTTGGCTTATTCGTGCTCCAACCAAGTGCGCAACATTCCTTGGAACCGCAAATGTGTTCTTCCCCTTAATCGCACTGTCGCTTCCTCGAGATTCTCCAGGTTCATTGGAGGTCTCATGAGATCCCCTGACTGCGCCAGTTTGATCAGTATGCCCATGTTCTTTCTTGCCACTCTTTGGATCTGATCGTGCAATGCTCAGCTTCTTGTCTAGGAGTGTCTGATTATTTTTTGCCACGGCTGCAGCAAGGTGTGCATCATCTGAGAAGTCCGCATATGCTAGTCCCCTTGACTTTCCAGTGAACTTGTCCTTCAGTATTCGAATAGCAACAACTCCTCCAACATCACTGAAGAACTGACGAAGATGTTCATTATTTGCCTTAACGTTAAGGTTTGATACAAAAGCAGTGCATTGGTTAGCGTATACTTTTGTTTCCTCTAGAACAGGAAACAAGggtctgcatgattcgaagacatagcgacaagggtctgttttgtagatctccaagatatcgtggtATTTCCTATGGTAAAGATATAACCAGTTTGGAAAGGACCTTTGTGCTAGTCAGAGATACCCGGCATCAACAAAACCTATCAAAACGTCACCATGATTTCGATGAAGGGAGGAGAAATTTTGTTCTCCTGTGGAGGTGGCGCGTTTCCCCATGCATGGAGGTGGTGACTACCCTATGGCCTATGGAGTTCGATTCCATCATGTCGtcctttgtagggatagaacaagctcaaatATATTGTACCTTTTAAGTataagattgtctttacactaGTCCAATGGCGTTGAGTTGGTGCATAGTTATAAATAGCTAATAAGTTCACAGCAAATacgatgtccggtcttgtgcattgtgctaagtacaataatgtgcctattgcacttaggtagggcacttctgcctctaatacatcttcgtcatcattccTGAGACAAAGTGGGTCTGTTTTAAGATCAAGACAACGAAAGATGagtgtgcttgaaggcttgacattATGAAAATGCTTAAGCATCCATCAACAtagtgctcaagttccaaaccgagacaaaaccgtgttctcccaagatcattcatctcaaactcggatttcaagttttcaacgggtccccttaactttttaagggcttccaatgaagttcatgtcatcaacataaaccgcaacCATAGCAAATTGTCATaaaaacgcgtgggcatagttcattattgatatatcccttcccaatcaagtagtcacctAGTGAGCGTTTCAAGCTTATTGAAAACGCcatctgtggtctagagccacttgacttgggtaaatgaagtccatcaggaaccttcatgtatactATGtttctagatccccataaagatacttagtgaccacattcgtaaacTGCAAGTTCAGTTATTTAGAAACTACTAatctgacaaggtagtggaatgtaatgacatccattatgggagaatatgtctcctcgtagtcgattccagggcattgtgagaaaccttgctccaAGAGGCGAGTCTACAACCTCcttttttctcatcatgctttctaacgaagacgtCAACATGTTTTATATTCGAAGGTGTCGGCATCTCAGGCCCAAAAACCTTCCTCTCCATGAGTGAATCTGATTCAGCCtgaatcacatctttccatttaggccaatctgcttcacgttgacattcttcaacggggCGAGATtcaatgtcatcggtctcaataatctcacgcgctacagaatacgcgaatacatcatcaaggATGATGGAGATCCTATCTCACATCCCATGTACACTACTATAGTTTGTAGAGATCTCAACATTCTCAGGACTGAATTGGTTCTAACTTTGAGGCATTCCCCAATGATAtatcttggacataaccatgaTCCAAAACATTCTCAGGAGACAGATTTGAGAATTGATGATCAATGAATCAGGTtctgccaaactcgctctcttcctagggcgagaatcTATCAAACCTATGGGTTACCCACGCGGAACCCATGGCTTGTGACACCATCATGCCaccttgtggcgtcaccatgcCACAATTTATGGCGGCGCCGCCATGCCAACTCTTCTTGGTGGCGTGATATCCTCTTGAGaagacatcaatccttgcacgcatatttgcagcagtatatgtgatctcgtcactttagcggggATCGAGAtaagacaaagtggggacaaaccatgacaattcctatcATTCCTGTTGAAAGTTTAACGTTCTCATCTCTCCCTAATaatgggaagactatctcattaAAGAGACAATATGCAAAtatagcggtaaagagatcgcctgtcaagggttctaaatggCGGACCATTGTTGGGGCCTCAAATCCAACATATATGCCCATCCTTTTGTGAAGGCCCATCTTAATGCACTGTGGTGGTGCAATTGGAACATAAATCgagcactcaaatatgcataagtacgagatgtCAGActcgtatccagtcactagctgtaatgcaaagGAAGGTTGATcagcggtaggtcgtagacgagtTAGCAAAGTTGCATGTGATATTACATGACCCCAAGTGGAAATGGgaagattggtgtgcattatcaatatccgggctaccatcgtagttgtttaatggcggcttctgcaaGACTATTTAGGTGTGTATATGGAAACTTGATGTCTAACATCAatccccaatgatatgcaataatcatcaaaaatcttcaatgtaaactctctagcattgtcaagttgaactgactgaatgagatgatcCGGGTAGTGAGCCGTATCCTTATGATCTgagctaggagtttagcataagcaacattagGGGTGGACAATAGCGTGACATGTGACCAACATGTTGACGcttcaaccaacaccataaagtaTCTAAACGGTCTgcaggttggttgaatcagtccataaaATCCCCTcgaattctatgtaagaatacaATGTGAactttcatatcctttgcataggactgtcTCGGTCTTAATTTCCCTAAGTAACAGACTTTGCAGAAtaagcgaggggccttagaaacaaccaataaggattttggttCAGCCACAATGCTATCATGGGGGTGAGAAGTAGGTTTGGAAACTAAGACTTCACATGTGGTGTTAAAGACATGTGCTTGCCGCAGGGGAAGGTGGCAGCGCCGGCGGTGGACGACAGCGGTACCAAGTGGCGATGAGGCGGTTCTAGTATTCTcgtgaatcaacttttgattcttacttctattcgctcgaaagaaagaatgcatgtctgtgtgaagtctttagaatacagatcatcatatcacgaacAGGATGACCTAACTTGTtgtgccaaagccaatatgtatcTAAATCTCACAAgtcatctcttatgacattGTTAGATTCAATTGCTTGAATAGTAGTGACAtacaatccactagagagacacatatgTTTCTTTAATATGCGCTTttatccgcaatcattagagctGATGTAAAGAAATTTATTCCCATTTTCACTATGCATTTCCGCATGTTGGCTTGAATATCTCAAAAGCCAATGATTacgtcaaagtttcttgaccaaagaaaatctaatccaaatagcTATTATCAACACTTGACCAATGATCATTACTCAATCCTTTAGGTAACTCCAATTAGTCGTGatcaggtaaggtaaggcgagattttggtggagtaaGGCTTACTTGAAAACACTTCTCTCAGATCAGACcttacctagacatcacatttaatTAGATGAGCCTAGTTGCATTTGAAAGAGTTATAACCATGGTcttattgataaattctatGGCAagtgccattacaaaagttcttggaaaaataaagagactTTAATCAAAATTTGCAGTGATCATGTCATCTACTCCATATTTGAAGTCATCAACTTTTTAGCTTGACATTCTGATCTTCATGTTCCATGAGATGAGCTTCTCTTGCATTCCTAAACGCTTTGTATGATGTAGCTACGTTCTTAGGTGCTATGCACATTTTTGCCTAATAATCAGATGACCCACAGTGAAAACATACTTCACCATGACTAGAATTACTCTCTTTTGATTGAGGCACGTGTGCATGTGAGCCACATCCTCTAGGACTGGCGGTGGCGTAGCCACCACTACCAGCCGCTTCTCTCCCAAGTCGGTCCCCATGGTCACGTGTCCGCTCATTATTTTAGTGGTTACCTTCTTGAgcagagcgattatatggaccaatcCCTACATTTAGGGTTTCACTTGCGATGACCTTCTTTGGTCTTGCCATTATAATTCGACTCCGTAATGGGCTTGGTCCCAACGGGTCTAGAATTATAATTTTTCAcgaggatattgtcatgcttttcagccacAGACATAGCCTTCATCAATTGATGGAGCCTCGTGAACCATCTAgtatttattatttatgttacgtcccgaacctagattTATCGATTTGCTCACCATTTAGACGGTAAAGGTCGACTATTACCAATTTCAACTTTTACCGatactttagtggccctaaaaggttgactttttgttcgggtcaatttatgagaaaatttccttcatgaaagttgtagaggactttaaactgagcgcgtgtatatgtggtacgtaaaaattgggtatgtgaaagttatgagtagaatacgaaagttactgttcatggtaacaatTGGGTATAAATGAGAAATTTACtatggtaggtttccaaaacaggaaacccacccttttctctctcttctcccccgaactctctctttccctttcggTCACTTCACCTCCCCCTCG
Coding sequences:
- the LOC112171084 gene encoding heterogeneous nuclear ribonucleoprotein 87F-like; amino-acid sequence: MARPKKVIASETLNVGIGPYNRSAQEEETKVYANQCTAFVSNLNVKANNEHLRQFFSDVGGVVAIRILKDKFTGKSRGLAYADFSDDAHLAAAVAKNNQTLLDKKLSIARSDPKSGKKEHGHTDQTGAVRGSHETSNEPGESRGSDSAIKGKNTFAVPRNVAHLVGARISQKLRIRMMKSQNLMMSSEACS